The genome window ATAAAACATCGGCATCGCAAATACATGAAGCCCTGCACAATGAAATAAAGGCGTACAAATAAACATTCTATCCTCATTGGTCATATCCATAGATGACGACCATATATCCGCAGTTGATACGATATTTTGGTGAGTTAGCATAACTCCTTTTGGTTTACCGGTCGTACCAGAAGTATACATAACAACTGCTGTATCATGAGGTTCCAATTTGACAGCTTTTCTTTGACCTGTATAGTTCACAATTACCTCTTTCATTTCTTTAAACCCTACAATATGTTGAAACGGATATGAAATATTTGCAAGTACATCTTCTAATCTCTCATCATAAATAAGTCCTTTAGCTTCTGAATGATTAAAAATAAATTCGACCTCTGGAGCTGCTAATTTTGTATTAATAGGCATGACAACATAGCCCGCTAACTGTACACCGATATAAGCAATTAAAAATAAATCTGAATTAAGCGTGTATAATGCAATCACATCATCTTTTTCAAAACCTTGCTCTTGTAAGTACGCTGCAAAATTTTCTACACGTTTATAAAAATCGCTATAGCTCATCTTTTTTCCATCGTATAACGTTGCAACTCCTTTTGGTTGTTGTATAGCGTATTTTTGAACAATTTCTGTCATTAACATCGTCATCAAAAGCCCCCCAAATTTTTAATTATTCCTAACCTTGATACCGTGTAGACAAACTATTAATCTAATTATAAATTTCAGAAAATTACAATTATATTTTATCAAGCTATAAAAAAGTTAGCAATTTTTCTACACATTCAAAAATATGACAAATCCATAACAAAATATACTTAGACATTTGGTTCATCATCATAACGTGTAGTTGATTTCCGTTCCGACTGGGGGTGTCCGTTGAGCCGCTGATCCTCAAGGAGTCGCCCAGCCTCCACTCCAATCAACTAATATACAGGGCATATATTTAAAAAATGTCATCCACAACTTTTGGTGATGAACCAGACATTTTACTTTTCTATCAATTTCTGTTAGGTGTATGATGTTTGTACAATTATTTTTAGGAAAGGTCTGGTTAAAATGCTGTACGCACTTTTAGGAGATTTACATTCTAATTTAGAAGATACTAAGGCAGTTCTAGCCCATATTCAGCAAACTGCGAAAGAGGCAAGGGTATTGGGATTAGGTGATTTATATGAATGTACTGTAAGTAAGAAAAAGGCACAAACAATGTCGGGTTTACCGCTACAAAAAGCTGCGATAGTGGAAAATGATTTTGAAAACTTACTAACATTCCCCTCTATTCGTGGTAATCAGGAGGAGCGTATTACACATGTAACTGGCATCGAACGTTTTACAGAGCTGCCTGAAACAATGGAGATTGATGGTGCAACACTTATGCATGGACATCAATTTCAATGGAATGTGACATGGCAGCCTACATTTCCGCCATTCAAAAAATCGCTTCTTTTCTTCGGACATAGTCATGAATCTGGTCTTTATCATCGCAATAAAAAGTTACCTATTCGTATTCGCTTTGGCCAACCAATCGCATTACAAGAAAAGCAGTACGGCATTAATGTTGGTTCAGTTGTCAATCACCGTGAGTGGTGTCTCTATGATAGTGATAAACGAACAGTAACATTTATGTGTGCTCCTTCTGTTGAGAAGGCTAGTGTTTAAAGCTTACTTGCGAAAGAAAAAAGGCTTCCTGATTAAAGGAAGCTCGTTCCTGCGGGGCTTTCAGCGCAAGTTCATCCCGCAAAAGTCGCCACTCTCCGTGAAAAATCAACGATCATCATTAGTTTAAGAGCCCATTTAGTACTCTTGATCGACAATTTTCCACTTCACTGATATACATCTTATTCAAAAAAAAACGCTAAAATCGACCTCGATTCTAGCGTTTTTTCATTTCGCAAATGTCCTTTGTAACAAAGCATGGGACAAATTAGCAATTTTCGCAATCCTTTAAAGCATCCAGTAATTTTTCCATTTCACAAATACGATCGCACATAGTTTGAATCATATTTCGAAGGATCGGTATTAATTCTTGGCAAATACAGAACCTTAAAACGTTTTGCGCTAGTCGAACTCCTCCCTGATGATGAACAATCATCTCTCGAAGATAGTTTATATTAATGTTATTGGAAACTGGTGGTAAACTCATAGCTTTGAACATTGCTTCGGTAATTTCTTTAAATGCACACATATATTCGTATAATTCATATTCCGAATTTTGCACGATACAGCATCTATTTTGTATCGCTTCTAGACATTCAACGGTTTCTGTACTTGTTGCTATTATTTCTAATGCGAGATTTTGCACGGGTATATTAGTTGTGTATCGTAAAACATTTTCTGACATTTTAATTGCAGCTACTTGATGCGGTATTATTTGCTTAATAAAATTTTCTGAAACACTACATGTAATGGTCACATAGGTCATGCCCTGAATCATTTTATCGAGGATCCTTTGGTATTCCTCTAAATAAGCCTGTGTTACATTACTGAGTTCAATTGGTTTAGTCATTAGACACACTCCTTTCAGAGTAATATATGTCCGATAGGTTGTTGTGCGGTAGACAATTGTACCAACCGATCTCTATTGTTTCGTAAGAGTAATTGAAGTATTTTTAAGGCCAAAACGATTAATCTTTTTTATATGTATCTAAGCACTTTTGACAAATACATTGCTCTTGGGGTACTTTTTCAAAAATTTTCTCAGGAAAGCTTTCTGTCATACACCAGCAATCCTTTTGCCCTTTTACTAGCCCACAATGATTTTCTTGTCCACATAACGGACAACATTTTTCCTCCATTCGTACACCTCCTTCATATACTTTATATTGTAAAATAAAGTGACGACATAATCAGGCTTTTACGGGATAAAAATAGAGGAGTACCTAATTTTAATGTGGTACCCAAGTCAAGGACAAACTAAAAAAAGAAATTAAGCAGCTAAGAGATGGTTTCTGTATTGTACAGGAGCCATCCTTTTTAGATTCCATTGATAACGATAATTATTGTAATAGACCATGTAGTGATTGATTTTGGCTTTTAGTTCCTCAAGTGTCTTCAAGGAGCTAAAGTCTACTTCGTCTTTAAAATGACCGAAAAACGATTCCTGTGGCGCATTGTCCCAACAGTTTCCTCGGCGTGACATCGATTGACCTAAGCCATGTTTTTTTAAGAGCGTTTGATAGCGTGGGCTTGTATAGTGAACCCCTTGATCTGAATGGATAAAGGCCTCTGAATGAAGCTGAACGCGCTTATTACTGATCAATTTTTTAATCGTTTCCGTAGCGATTTCGAGCGTGATTCGATCTGAGACATGGTACGCTAAAATTTCGTTCGTCGAGGCATCTTTTATCGTCGACAAATAAGCCATACACTTTCCGTTATATGGCACATAGCTGATGTCCGTTAATAATACTTTCCCAGGGATACCTTGCTTAAATTCACGATTTAATTTATTTGGCACAACACGATGTTCCTTCGTTGCTTTCGCCATTTGTTTATATGGATTCGGTTTACGATGCGGGCAGACAATCCCGAACTTGCGCATAATACGCTGGATTTTTTTCGGCTCATCACACATTGAAAAATCCTGCTCGAGTGTCATTTTTAATCGAACGAGAGCCTTTCTTATAACCACGACGATCAAAGGCTTTTTAAAAATCAAATCGCGTGCCTTTAAATCCTTCTGTTCTCTCAAGGCTCGCGCATCACTCGCCTGTAAATAGCTATAATAGCCTGAACGAGAAACCTTTAAGAGGTTACAAAAATACGTCACCATCCGTTCAAATGGAAACTGAGTGAGCGTATCTGAAATGAGTTGAAAGACCTTATTTGTGCTTAGTTTTTGGCTGTCGTTTAGCAGCCCCCTTTCTGTCGCTTCGAGCTTTTTTAGTAAATCTACTTGCCCCTCCAATAGTTGAATGCGTGCAGCTTGTCTTTCAATGACTTCTGCGGCTGTTAATTCGCGTTTAATTGGTCTACCTGATCCAGATTTGCGTGTATCCGTTAAGCCAATTAAGCCGTTCTTTTCATACGCTTTACGCCAACGAAAGGCTGATTGTTCAATACGTTTGATCCCAATTATCTCTTCATCAAAGCCATATTCCTTAAAAATTTGTCTCGGTGTTTTCCCTGCGAAGTATTCATCAATGAATTGACTCTTAAATGTATCTGTATAGGTAATCGTACGTTCGCTAACCTGTTGTACGTTTGGATTTTTTTGAAGTTGTAGTATCTGTTTTGGTGAAAATATAATTTTACTCATAGTAGCCCCTAGTTCGTCCTTTAATCTTAAAAGTCTAGTATATAAAAAATACCCGCAGTTAGCACACTCTTTTTCAAGTGTCCTAACTACAGGTACCATATTATTTCATACTCCTCCCAAATTGCTTATTGTTTTTTCCCACGAATCTGTTGCTTTACTTCTTCCGTGTCTGTATCACTATATACTTTTGTACCTACCCCACCATTTTGGGCTAGCAGTTTTTTCACTTCATTATAAGATAAACCGGCCTCTACATTTTTTCTTTTTACTTCATTAATATCTGTTCCAGCAGAAGTAAACTGAGCTTCATTATGGTCAGTCATGCAAATCCCTACCTTCTATAATTCATCAGGCTGCATTTCGATTAATTCATCGCCTTCTCTTTTCACTTTTTTATTAAGCTCTTTAATCGGTATAGCATCCACTGTTTGCATATCTTCATGTAAATCGAAAAGACTAATAGTATCTGATTCGACCATATCTGGTTTGTTCTTGCTAGCTAAATTCATAAATATTTTTTTCTCATGCGGTACGTTTTCTATGTCCATCATTTCACCCTCCTTTATCTATAGCGTGTGCAATGTTGGACAAATTATGTGCCTTTCGTTTTCGCACTTTTATCGATGCGGTGATATTCAGATATTTGAATGACCCGAACATTTCTTGTATGCAGCTCATGATACATCCCTCTACTATCTGTAAAGGATATATACTGATCTCGTTCGCTTCGAACTAATGCCTCTGCTTTTTCCTGTGAATCAATATGAATAAATCTTCTAACATAATGCATTTCATCAAAGAAATAAGTAATTTTAAATTCTTTCATTATAAATAGCTCCTCGATTACTGGATATGGTTATTTACTGCTTATCATATCCAACTAACTGCAGTTGCTATCCTTATGAAAATATTAAAGGTTTTTTCTATATCTTCGGCATAATCTGTATTAAAGCAAAACAATTATTTCATTGGAGGTGAAGATTTTGATTCATACAGTTAAAGCAGGCGAAACCTTGTCTCAAATAGCTAGAAATTATCGTACGCCGTTATCGTCAATAATTGCTGCAAATCCTGGGATAGATCCGAATGTACTTTATATTGGTCAACAAATTGTTATACCTGGGTTTCCTAACCCAAATACAATCCCTTATAGAATAGATATTTCTACTGAAAATCGATGGCTACGGTTATATAAGGATAATATTCTTCAAAAGCAATACCCGATTGCAGTTGGTAGGATGCTACATGGTACACCTACTGGCAATTTTATAATTATTAATAAGGCTCC of Lysinibacillus agricola contains these proteins:
- a CDS encoding metallophosphoesterase family protein encodes the protein MLYALLGDLHSNLEDTKAVLAHIQQTAKEARVLGLGDLYECTVSKKKAQTMSGLPLQKAAIVENDFENLLTFPSIRGNQEERITHVTGIERFTELPETMEIDGATLMHGHQFQWNVTWQPTFPPFKKSLLFFGHSHESGLYHRNKKLPIRIRFGQPIALQEKQYGINVGSVVNHREWCLYDSDKRTVTFMCAPSVEKASV
- a CDS encoding IS3 family transposase, with product MSKIIFSPKQILQLQKNPNVQQVSERTITYTDTFKSQFIDEYFAGKTPRQIFKEYGFDEEIIGIKRIEQSAFRWRKAYEKNGLIGLTDTRKSGSGRPIKRELTAAEVIERQAARIQLLEGQVDLLKKLEATERGLLNDSQKLSTNKVFQLISDTLTQFPFERMVTYFCNLLKVSRSGYYSYLQASDARALREQKDLKARDLIFKKPLIVVVIRKALVRLKMTLEQDFSMCDEPKKIQRIMRKFGIVCPHRKPNPYKQMAKATKEHRVVPNKLNREFKQGIPGKVLLTDISYVPYNGKCMAYLSTIKDASTNEILAYHVSDRITLEIATETIKKLISNKRVQLHSEAFIHSDQGVHYTSPRYQTLLKKHGLGQSMSRRGNCWDNAPQESFFGHFKDEVDFSSLKTLEELKAKINHYMVYYNNYRYQWNLKRMAPVQYRNHLLAA
- a CDS encoding cysteine-rich CWC family protein encodes the protein MEEKCCPLCGQENHCGLVKGQKDCWCMTESFPEKIFEKVPQEQCICQKCLDTYKKD
- a CDS encoding DUF305 domain-containing protein, which encodes MTKPIELSNVTQAYLEEYQRILDKMIQGMTYVTITCSVSENFIKQIIPHQVAAIKMSENVLRYTTNIPVQNLALEIIATSTETVECLEAIQNRCCIVQNSEYELYEYMCAFKEITEAMFKAMSLPPVSNNININYLREMIVHHQGGVRLAQNVLRFCICQELIPILRNMIQTMCDRICEMEKLLDALKDCENC
- a CDS encoding L,D-transpeptidase family protein, which gives rise to MIHTVKAGETLSQIARNYRTPLSSIIAANPGIDPNVLYIGQQIVIPGFPNPNTIPYRIDISTENRWLRLYKDNILQKQYPIAVGRMLHGTPTGNFIIINKAPNPGGPFGTMWMSLSKEHYGIHGTNNPSSIGHAVSRGCIRMHNQDVEELASIVPIGTGVFIHP